The following is a genomic window from Pseudomonas promysalinigenes.
GTATCGTCCTTGCCCTTGGCACGATGCTAGGCAAACTAATGGCCGATTCCGGCGGCGCCGACCAGATCGCTCAGACGTTGATTCGCGCTTTCGGCAAGAAGAACGTGCATTGGGCAATGATGTTCGCTGCTTTCCTGGTCGGCATACCGCTGTTCTTCGAAATCGGCTTCGTGTTGCTGATCCCACTGGTGTTCATCGTCGCGCGGCGTTCGGGAGTGTCGCTGATCAAGATTGGCATTCCGCTACTGGCTGGCCTTTCGGTGGTCCATGGCCTGGTGCCGCCGCACCCGGGCCCACTGCTGGCGATTGGCATCTTTCATGCCGATATCGGCAAAACCATCTTCTATGGCCTGCTGGTCGCTCTGCCCACGGCGGTCATTGCCGGCCCGCTGTTCGGCAATTTCATTGCGCGCTACATTCCCGGCAACCCGTCGCAGGAGCTGATGGACCAGATCGCCAAGGAGTCTGACCAAGGCAACCTGCCAAGCTTCACCATCACCCTGGTCACCGTCCTGCTGCCGGTGGCGCTGATGCTACTGAAGACCTTCGCCGACGTGGTATTGCCAGCCGAGCATATTTTCCGTCAGTGGATGGACTTGATCGGCCACCCCATCACCGCCCTGCTAGCCGCGTTGTTGCTGGCTTTCTGGACCTTTGGTGGCGCGCGCGGCTTCAGCCGTCAGCAGATCATGAAGATGCTCGACCAGAGTCTTGCCCCCACCGCAGCCATCGTATTGATCGTGGGTGCCGGTGGCGGCTTCAAGCAGATGTTGGTGGACACTGGCGTAGGCAACGTGATTGGGCAAATGGCCGTACAAGCTCAAATTTCACCGATCCTGCTCGCTTGGCTGGTGGCAGCGGTTATCCGCATCGCAACCGGCTCGGCCACCGTAGCGACGATCACCGGTGCCGGCATCGTTGCTCCGGTAATCGACCTGGTGCCAGGGGTTAACCGAGAGCTGTTGGTGCTGGCCACCGGCGCCGGGTCGCTGATCCTGTCTCACGTCAACGACGCTGGATTCTGGCTGGTGAAGCAGTATTTCAACATGACCGTTGCCGAAACCTTCAAGACCTGGAGCATGATGGAGACGATTCTGTCGGTGGTTGGCATCATCTTCATCATGGCGCTGTCGACGGTGGTGTGACCGCTGATCGGACAGATGGCACCTGGGCACCCTGGGTAGGGCCCAAACAATGAATGAGCCCTACCCTACGCAAAGGAGTCTGCCATGACCCGCTCGACCCTGATATTACTAGCGTTGCTCACCTCGCCCTTGGCCCTTGCGGTTGGAACCGGCCCCACCTACCCCGACGATCCCCATAACCCTGCGCCCCAACCGGGTGTCGACAGCACCTTGAACCCCATCGAAAAGCCCATGCCACGCAGTACTGACCCGCGGCTGCAGGGTGACGACAAACAGAACCTACCCTCTACCCCGCAGGACAACCGAGACCTGCCCGGCATGGACGGTACAGGCTCAGAAGGGGCTGGGGGACAGGGCGGCAACGGTTCTGGCGCAAGCAAGTGACCAGTTTAAAGCCAGCCGCGAACTCCGGTTCGCGGCCCTTTCCTCGATCGGCACTAAGCAGTTGAGCCTTTAATAGTCAAAGCGGTCCACAGCCCGCCTGCGCTCATTGTCATCACGCCGATCATAGCCGGCCGTCGTCTGGATATTGGCGTGATGCGCCAGCTTCTGCGCAATCGACAGGTCATGCTCCTCGATCACTCGCGTGATGAAGGCCCTGCGAAAGTCGTGAGGCATTATTTTCACCCCAACCTGAGCGCCACGTTGGCGTGCGATGTAGTAGATCGCATGTTTGGTAATCCGCGCGCGCGTGATATGGCTACCACGGCGAATGCGATTGAACAGGAATGGGTCGTCCGCCGCGCCTTCGGGAAGTGAATGCCTGCGCAAGTCCAGCCAGGCCTGCAGCTTTTCGAATGCCCAGGGCGGAGCATATTTAATGAGCTGGCGATTACCTTTGCCCGTTACCTGCAGGCTGCGAGCCTGGAAGTCGACTTGATCGAGATCGATGTCCACCGATTCCGACTTGCGCATGCCAGTGCCATACAGCAGGGCAATGATTGCTGCGTCCCTTACACCCTGAGGGCGTGGATCGGCTTCGCACAAGTCCATCAATTCGCGAATCAAGCTGCGCCGTAGATTGCGCCCGGGGGGCAAGCGGCTACCCGACGCAGGCTTGACTTCACGGATGCGTAGCAATTGCTCGTGATCGATCATGCCTAAGCGCCAGGCTTCGTTCATCACCCCGCGCACGGCATTGACATAGAGCGACGAACTGTTCGGCGCGTAACCATCTGCGCGCAAAGCCGCCACCAATCCAATCACATGACCCGGCTCCAGCCTGTGCCAGGGCACATCGGCAAGGTTGCAATCGATGAAGCCGAGACGGTCGGCGGCGTCCTGGAGAATGTAGCGCATGGTCTGCTGGCTGGACGGCGCTAGCCGGGCCAGGTATTGCAACAAGGGGTTGTGTGAAGGGCTGGGCAAAACAATGGATCCTGAAGCGAAGCAAGGCGACGGCAGCAATGGTACCGTAAACGGCGCCCTTTGATCGAACCCAGGCCCGGATAGGCGCTGTGGTCTAGAGTGCATCCCATGACCCACTGTGCGAGCGCCTATGGTTTTCCACCGCCTGACCCGGACTCACCCACGCCTGATCGTCGCCGCCATCGCAGGCGTTGTCGGTGCTTGGTTCATCCCGGCCGCCGATCCCATCCAGCGCGTGCTTGCCGGCTGGAACCTGGGCGTCTGGCTGTACCTGCTGCTGGTTCTAGCACTGACCTTGCGGGCGACGCCCGACACCGTACGCAAGGTCGCGCAGATAGAGGACGAGAATGCAGGCGGGGTGCTGTTGGTGGTGTGCGTGGCAGCCATCGCCAGCCTGGCTGCAGTCACCCTGCAATTGGTATCCAGCCGTGGCCTGCAAGGCAGCGCGCTGGCTTTGCATTACCTTTATACCGGGATGACGGTTGCAGGCTCGTGGCTGCTGATCGGTTGCATCTTCAGCCTGCACTACGCCCGGATATTCTATACGGGAGCTGGTGATACACCGGCTCTGCGCTTCCCCGACGATGAACGCAACCCCGATTATTGGGATTTTCACTACTTCTCGTTCACCATCAGTGTTGCCGTGCAGACTTCCGATGTCGGCGTAGGCGGCAGGCGCATGCGCCGGGTGGTGTTGGCCCATTCATTGGTAGGCTTTGTATTCAATACTGCAATTCTTGGCTTCACCATCAACATCGCCGCAGGCCTTCTCGGCTAGCCCTCATGCTGCACACGCCGCGATACGCCAGTAGCGACGCCGGTGGTGATCGATGCCCCACCCCATAGTAACCGTACCGGCCCCGGCCATGCATTGAGTGAGCGTGTAATAGCCCATGACTGTCTCGCTGGCGGTCATACCCCACCGCTCGTCCGAAAAAACCGGGTGAGGAACATCCATAAACCTAACACGGCGAACAGGTCAGCCCTACGCGGCGCGCGGGGAAAACGTTTGCCTGCCCATTTGCTGAAACACGGCTTGTTTGCGCGGGCTGTGACGGCCGTCATGCATTCTTACATTTGTCATCTCCCCCGCAGAATATGAGGGGCAACAGGTGCTATTGTTAAGTTCCCTGCATCGAGCGGCGAACCCGGCACTTTTTAGGAGGCTGGCATGAACAAGATGACGTTCCCCAATGCCTGCCAGGTGATGCGCTGGCATTTCCATCCCTTAGGCTTCGAGGCCAGCATGGATGCGCCACGAAGCATGGTCGCGCGGCTTTTTGACCGTACCACCGGCGTGACATTGCTGGCCATCGCTGGCATACCCTGCACGGCAATCATGGCCGCCGCCGATGTGGAGCGCATCATCGAGGCTGTGGAAGCCGAGATCGAAGCGTTCGCCCCACCCGTGCGCCTATTGAATGCCGGTTAGGCCACCGCTTCGTTTCCATCGCGCGACGCCTGCATCCTGCTCATGAACTGCTCAGCCGGCATAGGCTGACCGAGCAGGTAACCTTGAAGTGAGTCGCAGCCCAGGCGAGTGAGGAAAGCTTGCTGGCCGCCGGTTTCTACTCCTTCGGCAACGATGCGCAAGCCCAGCGCCTGCCCCAATGCGACGATCGCTGAAATGATCGCCGCATCGTCGCTGTCCTGTTCCAGGTCGCGCACAAAACCGCGGTCGATTTTCAGCTCATTGGCCGGCAGGCGCTTGAGGTACATCAGGCTCGAATAACCCGTGCCGAAGTCATCGATCGACAAGTCAACGCCCATATCCGAGAGGCGCTGCAGCACCATCAAACTTGCATCGGCGTCGTGCATTGCCGTGGTTTCGGTGATTTCCAGGGTCAGACAATTGGCTGGCAGACCGTGTTCGCGCAAGGCGCGGGCGACGCTGTCGACCAGGCCGGGGTGGCTGAACTGAATAGCGGACAGGTTGACCGCCATGCGCCAGTCAGCCTGACCTTGGTCGAGCCAGCAGCGCATCTGCCGGCAGGCTTCGTGCAGCACCCACTCACCGATTGGAATGATTAGAGCAGTTTTTTCCGCCAGGCCAATGAAACGGTCGGGCTGCATCAAACCATGCTGAGGATGCTCCCAGCGCAACAACGCTTCGGCACCTATGGGCGCGCAGGACTTTGCGTCGAATTTGGGTTGATAGTGCAGGCGGAACTGCCCTTGCTCCAATGCTGCGCGCAGATCCTGCAGCAGCTGCAACTGTTGCCGAGCGTTGCTGTTCATCGACGCATCGAAGAAGCAGTAGCCATTCTTGCCGACACTTTTGGCGTGGTACATCGCCGCGTCGGCATTGCGCAGCAGCTCAAGCTGGTCCTGCCCATTGCCAGGGTACAGCACAATGCCAAGGCTCGCCGTCAGTTGCAGATCGTGCTCAGCGACGCGGAAAGTGCGCGAGACCAGATTGACCTGTTTGACCGCTACGTCCATGGCATCTTCCGGCTCGCGTAGCTCCACCAGCAGCACGAATTCGTCGCCGCCGATCCGCGCCAATGTGTCCTGGCTGTGCAGATGACCGCGCAAGCGCGCAGCTACGGCCTTGAGCAACAGATCGCCGACATGATGGCCAAAGGCATCGTTGACTGGTTTGAATCCGTCCAGGTCAATGAACATCAATGCAAAACAACCGCCCCGTTCTGCCACTTTACCGATCGCCTGATCGATGCGATCCGATAGCAGCGTGCGGTTTGGCAGCCCTGTCAAGGTATCGTGCAAGGCCAGCTGGGTGAGCTCCTGGTTTGCAAGGGTGAGCGAATGGGCCAACGCGGCCGTGCGTGCCTCAAGGCGCGCATCCAGCACCGAGGTCAGCAAAGCCACCGCCAGCACCGCCAGGGTTGTGATCAACACCAGATAAACCAAGCTGTTGCCCTGCAGCCCGTTGACCAGCGCCCCGCAGTAGCTGCCCTCGGTAAAATTCGCCGCAGCCATGCCGGTGTAGTGCATGCCGACGATGGCAACGCCCATCACCATGGCTGCCAGCCCACGGATCTGACGCACATAGGGCGTATGCATACGCAAGCGGAAGGCAATCCATAATGCCGCTGCTGAAGCGCCTACCGCGATTGCCAGTGAGGCGCCGAACAACGCCGGGTCGTAATCGATACCCGGCAGCATGCGCAGCGCCGCCATGCCGGTGTAATGCATGCAGGCTATACCAATGCCCATGGCCAGCGCGCCGAATGCCAACTGCAGCCAAGGCAAGCTTGGCTGACTGACCAGCCACAAAGCAAAACCGGAGGACAGCACGGCGATCAGCAGCGAGTAGGCAGTAAGGCTGATGTCGTAACCCAAGGCGATGGGCAGGCTGAACGCGAGCATGCCAATGAAGTGCATCGACCAGATACCAATCCCCATGGCCAGCGCTCCGCCGCCCATCCACAGATACACCCCACGGCCCTTGGCAGTGGCAATACGACCGGCCAAGTCCAGAGCAGTGTAAGAAGCCAGCATGGCTACGCAGAGTGAAATCAGAACCAGCGCGGGGGAGTAACTACCGGTCAGCATTGGAGAATCCAGCTCGGGACAGGAGGGCCAGGAAAAGCTGACGATTGTACTCAAGCGTTGGCGAAACGCACGCGGTTTGTAGCGCAGGAAATGGATCCAAAAATAGCCGTCAACACCTGCAAAGCATTGGTTTAGCGGGGTGGGATGGCCAATGAAGGCATATTGCCACTTGTCGGCAAATCATGCTGACTGCAGCAGCGCTTCGAACATGCGTGCTGGGATTGCGCAAGGCACTCTGCCAGGCCAGCAAAAGCCCTAATCGTGGTCGACGAACGCCTGCTCTGCATCCCAGCCGCCACCCAAGGCAGCAATCAGTTGTACGCTGGCCACCAGCCGCCCCTGCAGCAGGGTCAACGCGCTGCGCTCGTTGCTCAGGGCAGTGGTTTGTACGTTGACCACGTCCAGGTAGCCGATCAAACCGGCCCGGTACTGGTTTTCGGTCAAGCGCAACGATTCGCGCGCTGCGTCCAATGCCTCTTGGCGAACCACGGCCTCGTCAGCGTATACCTTCAATTGCACCAGGTAGTTTTCCACTTCCTTGAAACCGTCGAGCACCGTCTGCCGATACTGCGCCACGGTCTGGTCATAGACGGCCTGAGTGCGGTCAACCTCGGCACTGCGCTTGCCAGCGTCAAACAACGTCAGAGCCAGCTGCGGGCCTACCGACCAGTATCGGTTCGGTAGCTCGATCCAGTTGCTGAAGCTGCTGCTGGAGTAGCCGCCACTCATGCTCAGGCTCAGATCGGGGAAGTATGCCGCGCGGGCCACACCGATGTTGGCATTGGCAGCCATCACGCTACGTTCGGCGGAAGCAATGTCCGGCCGGCGTTCGAGCAATTGTGATGGTAGCGCCATGGGAATTTGCGGCAACGCGGGTATGCGCTTGCTATCGGCCAGGGCGAACTGTGCCGGCGCCCTACCCAAGAGTACAGCGATGGCGTTTTCAAACTGTGCACGCTGCCAGATCAGATCGATCAGGTCGGCCTGAGTCGATTTGAGCTGGGTCCGCGCCTGGGCCACTGCATCCGGGCCGGCGACACCGGCTCTGTATTGGTTTTCATTCATTCGCAGCGACCGTTCGTAAGTCGCGACTGTGGCCTCAAGCAAACGTTTCTGCTCATCGATCACCCGCAGTTGCAGGTAATTCTGCACCAGCTCCGATTGCTGACTAAGGCGAATCGCGGCGAGGTCAGCGAAGCTTGCCTGTGCGCTGGCCTCGTTGGCATTGAGCGTTTCGCGCAATTTGCCCCACAGGTCGATCTCCCAACTGACGCCCAGTTGTGCGTTGTAGGTGTTGCGGATGCCGCTGCTGTTGTTGGACAGGCTCGAACTGGAACTGCCAGCACCTTGGGCCGAGCGGTTCTTGCTGGTGGTCAGGTCCAAACTGGGGAACAGTGACGCTCGGCTGCTGCGCACCAGCGCCTGGGCCTGGCGGTACTGAGCTTCGGACTGCGCGACGGTCTGGTTGTTGCGGTTGAGCTCCTCCACAAGCGCGTTCAACCCGGGGTCACCGTAAATTTCCCACCAGGCGCCACGGGCAATGGCATCGGACGGGTTGGCCTGAGTCCAGCCATCGGCCTGCTTGTATTGCGCTGGCGTACTCAGGGCCGGGCGGTGGTAGTCCGGGCTCAGAGTACAGGCACTGAGCATGGCCACACAGAGCCCCGCGCCGGCCAAGCGTGAGCCGCGTCCACGGGTCAATAATTGCAAGGCGCGGTGAATTCGGGTGTGGGCAAAGTTCATAACGGCGTGTCCAGAGCAGCGTCGGTGCGAATACCGCGCCAATGGTTGAATCGGTGACGCAGGCGGTCCAGATACAGATAAACCACCGGTGTCGTGTACAGGGTCAACAACTGACTGACCACCAGGCCGCCAATGATGGTCAGGCCCAATGGCTGGCGCATTTCGGCACCTTCGGCACGGCTGATCAGCAGCGGCAGCGCACCCAGAATAGCCGCAAGGGTGGTCATCAAAATGGGCCGCAAGCGCAGCAGGCAAGCGCGACGGATCGACTCCTCCGGGCTCAGGCCCTGGTGACGCTCCAGTTGCAAGGCCAGGTCGATCATCAGAATGGCGTTCTTTTTCACAACGCCAATGAGCAGGAACAGGCCCAGCAACGAAATCAGGCTGAACTCGCCGCCGGTGGCATACAAGGCCAGCAGCGCACCTACACCAGCTGACGGCAAGGTCGAGAGGATCGTCAGAGGGTGAATGTAACTTTCGTAGAGGATACCCAGCACCAGATACACCAGTACCAAGGCTCCGAGAATCATGAACGGCTGCCCTTCCTGGGTCTTGGCGAACGCACTGGCCGTGCCGCCGAGCTTGGCAATCACTTCCTCGGGCAGGCCCAGCTTGGCTATTTCACGCTCCACGGCCGCCATGGCTTGGTCGGGGCTGTAGCCTTCGGCGACGTCGAAGGCGATGTCCTCAGACGCGAACTGCCCTTCGTGGCTGACCCGATCGTTGGCCAGGCTGTTCTCGTAGTGAGCGATGGTCGACAGCGGTACACGCGCACCCTCGCTGGTGATTACCTGGACCTGCTCCAACGTGGTCGGGTCCCAGGCGTACTTGGGGTTGATCTCCAACACCACCTGATACTGGTTGAGGCTGTCGTAGATGGTCGAAATCTGCCGCTGGCTGTAGGCGTTATTCAGCACGGCGGTGACCATGTCCATGTCGATGCCCAGGCGCTTGGCCTGGTCGCGGTCCACCACCAGCGTCACCTGCTGGGTGCCGGAACCGTCGCGGGCGTCGATGGCGGTGAGCTCGGGCAATGCGCGCAGCGCTGCAACCACCTTGGGGA
Proteins encoded in this region:
- a CDS encoding GntP family permease, translating into MFGLATDTYLLLDALVTIVGLILLITHFKVHPFVALTLAAGFLGLTSGMPVAKVMKSFQDGFGGVLGFVGIVLALGTMLGKLMADSGGADQIAQTLIRAFGKKNVHWAMMFAAFLVGIPLFFEIGFVLLIPLVFIVARRSGVSLIKIGIPLLAGLSVVHGLVPPHPGPLLAIGIFHADIGKTIFYGLLVALPTAVIAGPLFGNFIARYIPGNPSQELMDQIAKESDQGNLPSFTITLVTVLLPVALMLLKTFADVVLPAEHIFRQWMDLIGHPITALLAALLLAFWTFGGARGFSRQQIMKMLDQSLAPTAAIVLIVGAGGGFKQMLVDTGVGNVIGQMAVQAQISPILLAWLVAAVIRIATGSATVATITGAGIVAPVIDLVPGVNRELLVLATGAGSLILSHVNDAGFWLVKQYFNMTVAETFKTWSMMETILSVVGIIFIMALSTVV
- a CDS encoding site-specific integrase, with translation MRYILQDAADRLGFIDCNLADVPWHRLEPGHVIGLVAALRADGYAPNSSSLYVNAVRGVMNEAWRLGMIDHEQLLRIREVKPASGSRLPPGRNLRRSLIRELMDLCEADPRPQGVRDAAIIALLYGTGMRKSESVDIDLDQVDFQARSLQVTGKGNRQLIKYAPPWAFEKLQAWLDLRRHSLPEGAADDPFLFNRIRRGSHITRARITKHAIYYIARQRGAQVGVKIMPHDFRRAFITRVIEEHDLSIAQKLAHHANIQTTAGYDRRDDNERRRAVDRFDY
- a CDS encoding DUF1345 domain-containing protein — translated: MVFHRLTRTHPRLIVAAIAGVVGAWFIPAADPIQRVLAGWNLGVWLYLLLVLALTLRATPDTVRKVAQIEDENAGGVLLVVCVAAIASLAAVTLQLVSSRGLQGSALALHYLYTGMTVAGSWLLIGCIFSLHYARIFYTGAGDTPALRFPDDERNPDYWDFHYFSFTISVAVQTSDVGVGGRRMRRVVLAHSLVGFVFNTAILGFTINIAAGLLG
- a CDS encoding DUF1652 domain-containing protein; its protein translation is MNKMTFPNACQVMRWHFHPLGFEASMDAPRSMVARLFDRTTGVTLLAIAGIPCTAIMAAADVERIIEAVEAEIEAFAPPVRLLNAG
- a CDS encoding putative bifunctional diguanylate cyclase/phosphodiesterase, coding for MLTGSYSPALVLISLCVAMLASYTALDLAGRIATAKGRGVYLWMGGGALAMGIGIWSMHFIGMLAFSLPIALGYDISLTAYSLLIAVLSSGFALWLVSQPSLPWLQLAFGALAMGIGIACMHYTGMAALRMLPGIDYDPALFGASLAIAVGASAAALWIAFRLRMHTPYVRQIRGLAAMVMGVAIVGMHYTGMAAANFTEGSYCGALVNGLQGNSLVYLVLITTLAVLAVALLTSVLDARLEARTAALAHSLTLANQELTQLALHDTLTGLPNRTLLSDRIDQAIGKVAERGGCFALMFIDLDGFKPVNDAFGHHVGDLLLKAVAARLRGHLHSQDTLARIGGDEFVLLVELREPEDAMDVAVKQVNLVSRTFRVAEHDLQLTASLGIVLYPGNGQDQLELLRNADAAMYHAKSVGKNGYCFFDASMNSNARQQLQLLQDLRAALEQGQFRLHYQPKFDAKSCAPIGAEALLRWEHPQHGLMQPDRFIGLAEKTALIIPIGEWVLHEACRQMRCWLDQGQADWRMAVNLSAIQFSHPGLVDSVARALREHGLPANCLTLEITETTAMHDADASLMVLQRLSDMGVDLSIDDFGTGYSSLMYLKRLPANELKIDRGFVRDLEQDSDDAAIISAIVALGQALGLRIVAEGVETGGQQAFLTRLGCDSLQGYLLGQPMPAEQFMSRMQASRDGNEAVA
- a CDS encoding efflux transporter outer membrane subunit: MNFAHTRIHRALQLLTRGRGSRLAGAGLCVAMLSACTLSPDYHRPALSTPAQYKQADGWTQANPSDAIARGAWWEIYGDPGLNALVEELNRNNQTVAQSEAQYRQAQALVRSSRASLFPSLDLTTSKNRSAQGAGSSSSSLSNNSSGIRNTYNAQLGVSWEIDLWGKLRETLNANEASAQASFADLAAIRLSQQSELVQNYLQLRVIDEQKRLLEATVATYERSLRMNENQYRAGVAGPDAVAQARTQLKSTQADLIDLIWQRAQFENAIAVLLGRAPAQFALADSKRIPALPQIPMALPSQLLERRPDIASAERSVMAANANIGVARAAYFPDLSLSMSGGYSSSSFSNWIELPNRYWSVGPQLALTLFDAGKRSAEVDRTQAVYDQTVAQYRQTVLDGFKEVENYLVQLKVYADEAVVRQEALDAARESLRLTENQYRAGLIGYLDVVNVQTTALSNERSALTLLQGRLVASVQLIAALGGGWDAEQAFVDHD